The stretch of DNA CTCCAAACAAAACTGACATCAAGTTACCTCGGTAGCCTTGAATGAAGCTGCTGAGAATAACACCAACCGCTAAAGCCCCTGATAAGACAATACTTAAAACGCTATCGCTTGCTATGTCGGTTTGGTCGATTAAGTAAAGGACAACTAAGCCGAATACCAATGTAAAAGGTATTAACATCCACGTAGGATTTATCTGTAGCAACACGCCTAAGGTCACGCCAACTAACGCTGCATGACCTACAGCATGACTAAAAAAAGACAACTGTCGCAAAGTGACAAAGCTACCTAGCAAACCACCAAGGATTCCCATTAACATCGCACCCGCGATCGCGCGTTGCATGAACGGAAACTGTAGTAAAGTCCACAAATCATTATTTGCAATAACCGCTAATTGTTCTACAGTGTCCATAGGGATAGTTAGAAAACTAATCAGTTTTGTGCAGCCACTTTTCAAAATAATTGCATAGACTTAGCGTTTTTTGAGACTCTGGTGGGAAAGTTTCTCTAGGGCGACACAGACCCATTCAAATCATCTCAGCTAAAAACAGTTCAGCGAGTAGCTCAAGTTATACTTGGAGTGTCTAGGTCAAATAGTTAATTGATTGTCAAATGTCATCAACCAATACTGCCAATTCAGTATTAAAGAACTCTACCCAGGATGAAGCGCTTAAGTGTCATCCACCACATCCAGTTGATGTAGATAGCGTACATTGTCTGCAACATCGAATTCTCAATACTGAAAAAGCGCAGCGAATGGCAGAGTTTTTTAGCTTGCTCGGAGACCCTAACCGACTGCGAATTTTGTCACTTTTAGCCGCACAAGAACTTTGCGTATGTGACTTAGCAGCAGCTCTAGACATGAGCGAATCAGCAGTTTCGCATCAACTGCGTACTCTCAGAACAATGCGCTTAGTCAGCTACCGCAAGCAAGGACGCAACGTATTTTACCATCTTGAAGATAGCCACGTGCTGAATCTTTATCAGTCAGTTACCGAACATCTCGATGAGATCGCAGACTAGTCTTTTTGCTGCTTCAACCCTCTGCGAAAGACTAACTGCATTAATCCAGGAAATAGCCCGTAAGCAGCTTTGGAAATATTTGCAGAACCCACTAACACTTCTTCGCGCTGGTGCTTCACAGCTTCCCAAACAGCTTTAGCAACATCTTCGGGTTTTTCAATAATAGGGGTACTGAGAAGTTGGTTAAGCTGATCGAGGCGTGCTTGTGCGTCTTGTCGATCTTTACCGCGAAGAATAGCACGTTCTACAAAATTGCTTTTGATAATACTCGGATAAATTCCACCAACATGAATTCCCTTTGGCTTGAGTTCCGAATGCAGCGCTTCGGTTAAACCTGTAATTGCATACTTACTTGTTGTGTATGGTACAAGGTAGGGAAGGGGAACTTTACCACCAATCGAACTTATATTAATAATTGTGCCAGTTCCTTGGGCAAGAAAATGCGGTAGTAATGCATGAATTGTATGAATATATCCCCACAGGTTAGTATCGAGCGTTTGATGCCAATCTTCTAATGAGAACTCTTCTACAGGACCGGAAATGTAAATGCCTGCATTGTTAACGAGTACGTTAATTGTACCGTAATGGTCTAATGCTTTACTTGCTAAGGATTTAACTTGCTCTGGATCGCGGACGTCTGTCGGAATGGCGATCGCCTGGCGACCAAGACTGCGAATTTCTTCAGCTACGGCTTGTAATGGTTCTGGCTGTCTCGCGGCTAGGACTAAATCGTATCCTTTACGCGCAAATAATAGCGCCGTCGCCTTGCCAATACCTTGCGAAGCACCCGTAATTAAAACTGTAGTCGCCATGATTTTGTCATTTTGATGCTGTACCCACAAGATCTATTAGCTAGCGCCAATTTCTGCTGTACCTCTCTCTGTTGGCAGAAATCTCTATCCCCATCACTGCCAAAGCTCATTTGTTTTTTAGTAGAGAGCCGAAACATCTCATAAGTGCATTTAGGGCTGCAAACCTTTTTGGGAGAAGTTATTTATCTGGAATGTAAAAGCCTTCTGTTTCCTACCTTTGGTATTTCTTCAGTCATTGAAATTGCGGCGATCGCTTACCCAACACTGTTGGCATAAATACTTATAGAATTTATCAGCATTAATTATAAAACTTATGGAGAGATGATTACTACGATCTATCGCCGTATATATTAGTACTTGACAAATTCAATGACTTAGTATACACAATGGCTTCTTGACTCAAGGAATAACCGAGATTTGCTCAATTTTATGACTAAAGAAAGACTGCAAGGCTCTGTTTGATGCTATGATAAGAAATGTAAAGTTAAGTAAAAAAGGAAGCTTTTAGGATAGATAAATCGAGTCGTCACAATTCTTAATTCTAAGGAAAATAAGCAAGAAAGCTTCTGATTTTTTCTGTTAAATATACTGAACTTCAGAATAATTACCTCATTTTACGAGGTAAGAGACCTATACTTTTTAGCTAGTATACTATGCTGTGAAGTATTATTTTTTGGCGTCTTAATTTATTTATAAATAATTGCAATGCTTGGTATTTGTTATATCAAAATATCAATTTTGGCGATATTTTTTGATTACAACGGGCTGCAATAAAGTTTAAAGCTAAGCGCAATCAATAGAGATTTAACAGTGGCAAAAGCACAGGATTAAATCGTCCTGATTTTTTTTGCTGAGTAACAACATGACGAATAAATGAAAAATACTAGTCTTGATAAGATGAGTCAATCTATTACTAAACTGCCAAATAAATTACAGCAAAAAAATCAGAGTATAAACACATATCAATGTCTCTTAGTTGCTATCTTAGTCATTTCCTCTTGGGCTGGAAGCTTGGCTTATCTCCTTACTATAGATATTTCAAATATGCCCAGTATTATATTTATACCTGCGATACTTTTTCAAACATTCTTGTATACAGGTCTTTTTATTACGGCTCATGATGCTATGCATGGAGTTGTTTTTCCTGAGAATATTAAAGTGAATAACTTCATCGGCTCATTAGCCGTAGTACTATACGCGCTTTTTTCTTATAAAAAACTTCTCAAAGCGCACTGGCAACATCACCAAAATCCAGCTAGCGAACTAGATCCAGATTTTCATAATGGTCAAGAAACGAACTTTTTGAGTTGGTATTTTCACTTTATGAAAAAATACTGGAGTTGGTGGAGGATATTGGGGTTAGTTGTTATATTTTATCTAGCAAGTTGTGTACTGCATTTGCCCGAAAAAAATTTAACTTTGTTTTGGGTAGTTCCTTCTATTTTGAGTTCCGTGCAGCTATTTTATTTTGGAACCTTCTTGCCACATCGAGAGCCAGTAGGCGGATATACAAATATTCATAAAGCCCAAAGTAATCCGCTACCTGTTTTTTGGTCATTCATTACTTGCTATCATTTTGGTTATCATCGAGAACATCACGAATATCCAAATGTTCCTTGGTGGAAATTGCCAGAGGTATACAAAAAAGCTAAGGTTTAACGAGCGAATTTCAAAGGTAGTTTTTTGTCTTCACACAACTGCTATTTATAATAAGCTTACAAGGACATAACCAAATTTACGATTGTGACAAAATCAAAGATCCCTGTTGCTTTAACAATTGCTGGTTCCGATAGTGGTGGTGGTGCAGGAATTCAAGCAGATTTACGCACGTTTGCTTTTCATTGCGTTCATGGTACGAGTGCGATTACTTGCATAACGGCACAAAATACATTAGGAGTGACGCGTGTTGACGCGCTACCAGCCGACGCTGTGATTGCACAGATACAAGCAGTTGTTGAAGATATTGGAATTCAAGCTGCAAAAACAGGAATGTTGTTAAATCAAGAGATTATCACAGCAGTTACCCAGCAAGTAAAAGAGTTAGAAATTCAGAATTTGGTTGTCGATCCCGTGATGGTATCGCGTACAGGCGCGCAGTTAATTGACGATGCGGCGGTTGCGAGTTTGCGAGATTTAATTTCGTTAGCAACGATTGTCACTCCGAATAAGTACGAAGCGCAGTTGTTAAGCGGTTTAGAAATTCATACCATCGATGACATGCGCGCAGCGGCGGGGCAAATTTATCGCCTCGGTGCAAAAGCAGTTTTAGTTAAAGGCGGCGGAATGACAGGTAGTCTGCGTGGCGTGGATGTGTGGTTTGACGGACAGCGCTGGGAAACTTTAACAACGATGCAGGTAGACACAAATAATACGCATGGTACGGGTTGTACTTTAGCTGCTGCGATCGCGGCTCATCTGGCGCTGGGAAGTGATACCTTGAGTGCTGTCCGCCGTGCGAAAGAGTATGTGACTGCGGCGCTGCAATACGCGTTAGATATTGGTGGCGGATCTGGACCTGTAGGACACTTTTTTCCGTTGTTAGCAATGGATAGCTAAAAAACTACAAAGCTTGTTTTTTACTTTTTTCTAAGTAGCTACAAAACTAAGGCAAGATCGACTATTCTTTTGTGCATAACCTTACAGGATGGCTGAATCCGATCGCTGACTAACACCGATCTGGCTAGCCTGATGAAGTTCTGTTCTTTATGCCAAGGCATCGATGCGATTGAGTACAACCCCTAGCCCTAATTCTACCTCTGGAAGACACGACTCACCCTCGGTACCGCTTTCGGTATACAAGGAACTTGCTGCACAACTGCAAGCGACAGAAGCCAAAATTAACTTGCTGAGTGCAGAAAATTACGCGTTAGCCAAACAAAATCAGCAACTGCGACAAGAAATCGAAACCGCTGTTCAGTCGGTTATCCGGCTGCAACAAATCGTTGATAGTACGCCACCATATAGCCGCAGTCATCATGCTACTCCACCTGCTGCGTCTTCGCGGTCAACGCAGCGCCGCAAAAAAACAGTCAAGCCGATGACAGTACTACCAAAGCAAACAAGTACAGTTGGACGCTTACATACAGAACAAGCAGACGGGCGCTATCGCCGTCGCGCGTCTCCAACGGCTTCAGAAGTGAACGGTTGGGGCTTGGCGATCGCAATTTTAATCATTGTTGTCTCAGCGTTTGGTGCAGGTTATCTGATTGTGGGACCACTGCGGTCTAATCGTTGAATCAGGAAATCTTTTGCCCAAAAACCGCGTACTATTAGTTTAATGTATTATTTGTTACTAAATACTGAGATAGTGGGATGCTATTTAAAAATTCATGTTTCACTCACAAGACAAACATTGCACCTGTCATCCTTTTTATGGAAAATAACGAATTGACGGAATGTGACATCATCTACTAAATTAACTTTGTTTTAGAACTGATGTGTTAGTAGCTTTTATTTGAATGTTCAGCAAATTTAAGTAAGGAGTGAAGAAAATTGAAAAAAGTTGAAGCAATTATCCGTCCTTTCAAACTCGATGAAGTCAAAATCGCGCTCGTCAACGCTGGTATTGTTGGCATGACAGTTTCTGAAGTTCGCGGCTTTGGACGGCAAAAAGGTCAAACAGAACGTTATCGTGGTTCAGAATACACGGTAGAGTTTTTGCAAAAACTCAAAGTTGAAATCGTTGTTGAGGATAGTCAAGTCGATATGGTGGTAGATAAAGTAATCGCTGCCGCCCGTACAGGGGAAATTGGAGATGGTAAAATCTTTATCTCACCAGTAGAGCAAGTAGTTCGGATTCGAACAGGAGAAAAGAATCTAGAAGCAGTGTAACAAAAGGCTAGTAGCGAGGGGCGCTTGAGCGAGTGGCTAGTAGCTAGTTGTGAGTGGCTAGTGACTAGTTACGAGTTTTGAGAGATGCGTTTTGAGTTATATAGAAAACACTATTCCTTCTCTGCACCCCTGCACCCTCTGCTTTCTATATCGCCAGCCTAAACGCCAAGTTTGGCGAGTTGGGGAAGTAGCACTTTGAAGGCTTGACCGCGATGGCTGACTTGCTGTTTGACTTCAGGAGGCATTTCAGCAAAAGTCATGTTGTGACTTGGTACATAGAAAATCGGGTCATACCCAAAACCGCCACTACCGCGAGGGGCAAAGAGAATTTCACCGCGACAAGTTCCTTGGGTTTGCAGCGCAATTTCACCATCAGGACGCGCGATCGCGATCGCACAAACAAACTCTGCTTGGCGATTTGCTGCGTTTTCTAATTCGGTCAAGACTCGTTGAATGCGGTCAGCGTCAGTTTGACCATACCGCGCAGAATACACGCCAGGAGCGCCATTAAGCGCATCAATGGC from Chroococcidiopsis sp. TS-821 encodes:
- a CDS encoding SDR family oxidoreductase encodes the protein MATTVLITGASQGIGKATALLFARKGYDLVLAARQPEPLQAVAEEIRSLGRQAIAIPTDVRDPEQVKSLASKALDHYGTINVLVNNAGIYISGPVEEFSLEDWHQTLDTNLWGYIHTIHALLPHFLAQGTGTIINISSIGGKVPLPYLVPYTTSKYAITGLTEALHSELKPKGIHVGGIYPSIIKSNFVERAILRGKDRQDAQARLDQLNQLLSTPIIEKPEDVAKAVWEAVKHQREEVLVGSANISKAAYGLFPGLMQLVFRRGLKQQKD
- the rdgB gene encoding RdgB/HAM1 family non-canonical purine NTP pyrophosphatase — its product is MNAVSVSQQPNLLVVATSNPGKLREMQAYLVGLGWELILKPEALEVEETGSTFVENACLKASTVAKATGQWAIADDSGLAIDALNGAPGVYSARYGQTDADRIQRVLTELENAANRQAEFVCAIAIARPDGEIALQTQGTCRGEILFAPRGSGGFGYDPIFYVPSHNMTFAEMPPEVKQQVSHRGQAFKVLLPQLAKLGV
- a CDS encoding P-II family nitrogen regulator, whose protein sequence is MKKVEAIIRPFKLDEVKIALVNAGIVGMTVSEVRGFGRQKGQTERYRGSEYTVEFLQKLKVEIVVEDSQVDMVVDKVIAAARTGEIGDGKIFISPVEQVVRIRTGEKNLEAV
- the crtW gene encoding beta-carotene ketolase CrtW, with product MKNTSLDKMSQSITKLPNKLQQKNQSINTYQCLLVAILVISSWAGSLAYLLTIDISNMPSIIFIPAILFQTFLYTGLFITAHDAMHGVVFPENIKVNNFIGSLAVVLYALFSYKKLLKAHWQHHQNPASELDPDFHNGQETNFLSWYFHFMKKYWSWWRILGLVVIFYLASCVLHLPEKNLTLFWVVPSILSSVQLFYFGTFLPHREPVGGYTNIHKAQSNPLPVFWSFITCYHFGYHREHHEYPNVPWWKLPEVYKKAKV
- the thiD gene encoding bifunctional hydroxymethylpyrimidine kinase/phosphomethylpyrimidine kinase: MTKSKIPVALTIAGSDSGGGAGIQADLRTFAFHCVHGTSAITCITAQNTLGVTRVDALPADAVIAQIQAVVEDIGIQAAKTGMLLNQEIITAVTQQVKELEIQNLVVDPVMVSRTGAQLIDDAAVASLRDLISLATIVTPNKYEAQLLSGLEIHTIDDMRAAAGQIYRLGAKAVLVKGGGMTGSLRGVDVWFDGQRWETLTTMQVDTNNTHGTGCTLAAAIAAHLALGSDTLSAVRRAKEYVTAALQYALDIGGGSGPVGHFFPLLAMDS
- a CDS encoding helix-turn-helix transcriptional regulator; the protein is MSSTNTANSVLKNSTQDEALKCHPPHPVDVDSVHCLQHRILNTEKAQRMAEFFSLLGDPNRLRILSLLAAQELCVCDLAAALDMSESAVSHQLRTLRTMRLVSYRKQGRNVFYHLEDSHVLNLYQSVTEHLDEIAD